In the genome of Bradyrhizobium sp. CIAT3101, one region contains:
- a CDS encoding (2Fe-2S)-binding protein, translated as MATTLTINGETKSFDAPPEMPLLWVLRDILGMTGTKFGCGIAQCGACTVHVDGKAVRSCVLPISAVANRAITTIEHVGSTPSGAKVQKAWLEAEVIQCGYCQSGQIMSAAALLAATPNPDDADIDAAMAGNICRCGTYVRIREAIKLAASGRQS; from the coding sequence ATGGCAACGACTCTCACCATCAATGGCGAAACGAAATCCTTCGACGCGCCGCCCGAAATGCCGCTGCTGTGGGTGCTGCGCGACATCCTCGGCATGACCGGCACCAAGTTCGGCTGCGGCATCGCGCAATGCGGCGCCTGCACGGTGCATGTCGACGGCAAGGCGGTGCGCTCCTGCGTGCTGCCGATCAGCGCGGTCGCGAACCGCGCCATCACCACCATCGAGCATGTCGGCAGCACGCCGTCAGGCGCGAAGGTGCAGAAAGCCTGGTTAGAGGCCGAAGTGATCCAGTGCGGCTACTGCCAGTCCGGCCAGATCATGTCGGCCGCGGCGCTGCTGGCGGCAACGCCCAACCCTGACGATGCCGACATCGACGCGGCGATGGCCGGCAACATCTGCCGCTGCGGCACCTATGTGCGCATCCGCGAGGCCATCAAGCTGGCCGCCTCCGGCCGTCAATCGTGA